One stretch of Nocardia mangyaensis DNA includes these proteins:
- the dapC gene encoding succinyldiaminopimelate transaminase — translation MRVSSLLPDFPWDTIAAVRQKAAAHPGGLVDLSVGTPVDPVDPLIQAALTSVAAVPGYPTTHGTPELRAAAVAAMTRRFGIAGVDQAAVLPVIGTKELIAGLPRLLGLGSEDLVVIPEIAYPTYEVGALLVGAKPWRADGLTQIGPQNPALIYVNSPSNPTGKVLGVDHLRKVVAFARERGAIVASDECYLGLTWEGEAVSILDPRVSDGDHTGLLAIHSLSKTSNLASYRAGFVAGDPALVAELLEVRKHSGMMLPFPIQAAMTAALSDDTHEVQQRERYRARRETLRKALHQAGFRIDFSDAGLYLWATRGEPCRVTLDWLADRGILAAPGDFYGPRSPEHVRIALTATDERIAEAATRLA, via the coding sequence ATGAGGGTCAGCAGCCTGCTGCCCGACTTTCCCTGGGACACCATCGCCGCGGTCAGGCAGAAGGCCGCCGCGCACCCGGGGGGACTGGTCGATCTGTCGGTCGGCACGCCGGTCGACCCGGTCGATCCGCTGATCCAGGCGGCATTGACCTCGGTCGCCGCCGTGCCCGGCTACCCGACCACGCACGGCACCCCTGAGCTGCGCGCCGCCGCTGTCGCGGCCATGACGCGCCGGTTCGGGATCGCCGGTGTCGACCAGGCGGCGGTGCTGCCGGTGATCGGCACCAAGGAACTGATCGCAGGGCTGCCGCGCCTGCTCGGGCTCGGCTCCGAGGATCTGGTGGTGATCCCCGAGATCGCCTACCCCACCTATGAGGTCGGTGCGCTGCTGGTGGGCGCGAAGCCTTGGCGCGCAGACGGTCTCACCCAGATCGGCCCGCAGAACCCGGCGCTGATCTATGTGAACTCCCCGTCGAACCCGACCGGCAAGGTGCTCGGCGTCGACCACCTGCGCAAGGTGGTGGCCTTCGCCCGCGAGCGCGGCGCGATCGTCGCCTCCGACGAGTGCTACCTGGGGCTGACCTGGGAGGGCGAGGCCGTCTCCATCCTCGACCCGCGCGTGAGCGACGGCGACCACACCGGCCTGCTGGCCATCCACTCGCTGTCGAAGACCTCGAACCTGGCCAGTTATCGCGCCGGCTTCGTCGCCGGTGATCCCGCGCTGGTCGCCGAACTCCTGGAAGTGCGCAAGCACTCGGGCATGATGCTCCCGTTCCCGATCCAGGCTGCCATGACCGCCGCCCTCAGCGACGACACCCACGAGGTCCAGCAGCGCGAACGTTACCGCGCCCGTCGCGAGACGCTCCGAAAAGCCTTGCACCAGGCCGGTTTCCGTATCGACTTCTCCGACGCGGGCCTCTATCTGTGGGCCACCCGCGGTGAACCCTGCCGCGTCACCCTCGACTGGCTCGCCGACCGCGGAATCCTCGCCGCCCCAGGCGATTTCTACGGCCCCCGCTCCCCGGAGCACGTCCGTATCGCCCTCACCGCCACCGACGAACGCATCGCCGAAGCCGCGACCCGACTGGCCTGA
- a CDS encoding bifunctional FO biosynthesis protein CofGH has protein sequence MIDGVSDLPKPSVPLPPPNPAAMRRALRRARDGVTLNVDEATVLLHATGADLTDLCASAARVRDAGLESSGRPRTISYSRNVFIPLTKLCRDKCHYCTFVTVPGKLRAEGKGMFLEPDEVLEIARQGAALGCKEALFTLGDRPEDRWPEAAQWLDERGYDSTLDYLRAVSILVLEETGLLPHLNPGVLSWAEIARLKPVAQSMGMMLETTATRLFTEKGQCHYGSPDKDPAVRLRAITDAGRLSVPYTTGILVGIGETLTERAESIMAIRKQHREFGHIQEVIVQNFRAKTDTAMRDAPDADVDEFLATVAVTRLLLGPDVPVQAPPNLVSHSDCRALIDAGIDDWGGVSPVTVDHVNPERPWPNLDTLREITESAGFTLVERTSAHPKYVRAGHPWIDPRIGAHVDALSDPATGLARPDAMPVGLPWQEPDESWDSVGRVDLNTAIDTEGRNTESRSDSGLGQEALGAFGDWETVRENARDLAVTAPVRLDSEVAEALRAAEKDPAGLTDDQYLALATADGAGLEAVAALADQLRREVNGDEVTYVVNRNINFTNICYTGCRFCAFAQRKGDADAFTLSTDEVADRAWEAHVDGATEICMQGGIDPELPVTGYADLVRAIRAKVPSMHVHAFSPMEIVNGASRGGQSIRDWLAALKEAGLGSIPGTAAEILDDEVRWVLTKGKLPTSAWIEVITTAHQLGIPSSSTMMYGHVDNPKHWVGHLRVLRGIQDETGGFTEFVPLPFVHQSAPLYLAGAARPGPTNRDNRAVHALARIMLHGRIDNIQTSWVKLGTIGTQAMLTGGANDLGGTLMEETISRMAGSQHGSAKTVAELTEIANGIGRPVRERTTVYGRVEAKPVPLPLSIG, from the coding sequence ATGATCGACGGGGTGAGCGACCTTCCGAAGCCGAGCGTTCCGCTACCGCCGCCGAATCCCGCCGCCATGCGCCGGGCGCTGCGCCGGGCCCGCGACGGCGTCACGCTGAACGTCGACGAAGCCACCGTCCTGCTGCACGCCACCGGCGCCGACCTCACCGATCTGTGTGCCAGCGCGGCCAGGGTCCGCGACGCGGGCCTGGAATCGTCGGGCCGTCCCCGCACGATCAGCTATTCGCGCAATGTCTTCATTCCACTGACCAAGCTGTGCCGGGACAAGTGTCACTACTGCACCTTCGTCACCGTGCCCGGCAAGTTGCGGGCCGAGGGTAAGGGCATGTTCCTCGAACCCGACGAGGTGCTCGAGATCGCCCGCCAAGGCGCGGCGCTGGGCTGCAAGGAAGCCCTGTTCACCCTGGGCGACCGGCCCGAGGACCGCTGGCCCGAGGCCGCGCAGTGGCTCGACGAACGCGGCTACGACTCCACCCTCGACTACCTGCGCGCCGTCTCGATCCTGGTGCTCGAGGAAACCGGCCTGCTGCCGCACCTGAATCCCGGCGTGCTGAGCTGGGCCGAGATCGCCCGCCTCAAGCCGGTCGCCCAGTCGATGGGCATGATGCTCGAGACCACCGCCACCCGGCTGTTCACCGAGAAGGGGCAGTGCCACTACGGCAGCCCCGACAAGGACCCCGCGGTGCGGCTGCGTGCGATCACCGACGCGGGCAGGCTCTCGGTGCCCTACACCACCGGCATCCTGGTCGGCATCGGCGAGACGCTCACCGAGCGCGCCGAGTCGATCATGGCGATTCGCAAGCAGCACCGCGAGTTCGGGCACATCCAGGAAGTGATCGTGCAGAACTTCCGGGCCAAGACCGACACCGCCATGCGCGATGCCCCCGACGCCGATGTCGACGAGTTCCTGGCGACCGTCGCGGTCACGAGATTGCTACTGGGACCCGATGTTCCGGTGCAGGCCCCGCCGAACCTGGTCTCGCACAGCGATTGCCGTGCCCTCATCGACGCCGGAATCGACGACTGGGGCGGGGTCTCGCCGGTGACGGTCGACCACGTGAACCCCGAGCGCCCGTGGCCGAACCTGGACACCCTGCGCGAGATCACCGAGTCGGCCGGATTCACCCTGGTCGAACGCACCTCCGCGCACCCGAAGTACGTGCGGGCCGGACACCCGTGGATCGACCCGCGCATCGGCGCGCACGTCGACGCGCTCTCCGACCCGGCCACCGGTCTGGCACGGCCGGACGCGATGCCGGTCGGGTTGCCCTGGCAGGAACCCGACGAGTCGTGGGACTCGGTCGGTCGCGTCGACCTCAACACCGCCATCGACACCGAGGGCCGCAACACCGAGAGCCGCAGCGATTCCGGCCTCGGCCAGGAGGCGCTCGGCGCGTTCGGCGACTGGGAGACGGTCCGGGAGAACGCCCGCGACCTCGCCGTCACCGCTCCCGTCCGCCTGGACTCCGAGGTGGCCGAGGCCCTGCGCGCGGCCGAGAAGGACCCGGCCGGACTCACCGACGACCAGTACCTCGCCCTGGCCACCGCCGACGGCGCCGGGCTGGAAGCCGTTGCCGCACTGGCCGATCAGCTGCGTCGCGAGGTCAACGGCGACGAGGTCACCTATGTGGTGAACCGCAACATCAACTTCACCAACATCTGCTACACCGGCTGCCGCTTCTGCGCGTTCGCCCAGCGCAAGGGCGATGCCGACGCGTTCACCCTGAGTACCGACGAGGTCGCCGACCGGGCTTGGGAAGCGCACGTCGACGGTGCCACCGAGATCTGTATGCAGGGCGGCATCGACCCCGAGCTGCCGGTCACCGGCTATGCCGACCTGGTCCGCGCCATCAGGGCCAAGGTGCCCTCGATGCACGTGCACGCGTTCTCGCCGATGGAGATCGTCAATGGGGCATCGCGTGGTGGGCAGAGCATTCGCGACTGGCTCGCGGCGTTGAAAGAGGCTGGGCTGGGCAGCATTCCGGGTACGGCGGCGGAGATCCTCGACGACGAGGTGCGCTGGGTGCTCACCAAGGGCAAGCTGCCCACCTCGGCCTGGATCGAGGTGATCACCACCGCGCACCAACTGGGCATCCCGTCGAGTTCGACGATGATGTACGGCCACGTCGACAACCCCAAGCACTGGGTCGGTCACCTGCGGGTGCTGCGCGGTATCCAGGACGAGACCGGCGGCTTCACCGAGTTCGTCCCGCTGCCGTTCGTGCACCAGAGTGCCCCGCTCTACCTGGCCGGCGCCGCGCGGCCGGGGCCGACCAATCGCGACAACCGCGCGGTGCACGCCCTGGCCCGTATCATGCTGCACGGGCGCATCGACAACATCCAGACCAGCTGGGTCAAGCTCGGCACCATCGGAACCCAGGCCATGCTCACCGGCGGCGCCAATGATCTGGGCGGCACATTGATGGAGGAGACCATCTCCCGGATGGCCGGTTCCCAGCACGGCTCGGCCAAGACTGTGGCCGAGCTCACCGAGATCGCGAACGGTATCGGTCGCCCGGTCCGCGAGCGCACGACGGTCTACGGTCGGGTGGAGGCGAAACCGGTTCCGCTACCCCTGTCGATCGGGTGA
- the fdxA gene encoding ferredoxin: protein MPYIIAEPCVDVKDKACIEECPVDCIYEGGRMLYIQPDECVDCGACEPVCPVEAIFYEDDTPDQWSGYINANVDFFDELGSPGGAAKVGKVDFDPAFIKALPPMAEE, encoded by the coding sequence GTGCCGTACATCATCGCTGAACCGTGCGTTGACGTGAAGGACAAGGCGTGCATCGAGGAATGCCCCGTGGATTGCATCTACGAGGGTGGCCGCATGCTCTACATCCAACCGGACGAGTGCGTTGACTGTGGTGCGTGTGAGCCGGTCTGCCCCGTGGAGGCAATCTTCTACGAGGACGACACTCCGGACCAGTGGAGCGGTTACATCAACGCCAATGTCGACTTCTTCGACGAGTTGGGTTCGCCCGGAGGCGCCGCCAAGGTGGGCAAGGTCGACTTCGACCCGGCCTTCATCAAGGCGCTGCCTCCCATGGCCGAAGAATGA
- a CDS encoding GMC oxidoreductase, translating to MGAVALGSRASAGAAPIADGDQVPALVIGSGYGGSVAALRLAQAGVDVLVAEMGMSWTQPGSDGDIFCSVLKPDGRSYWLREKTDQPVGYFLGGSYNKDIDRYTGVLDSEKFSGIRVYQGRGVGGGSLVNGGMAVTPKQENFAAILPSVDAGEMYATYYPRANSALGVNTIDQAWFESAECYKFARVGRKHAERSGFGWTFVPNVYDFEYMKKEQANTVRRSALAGEVIYGNNAGKRSLDKTYLAAATGTGKVTIAAQHLVTAVTPSGGGYEVTIAQIDTKGNTTATKKVVAQRVFFAAGSVGTSKLLVAMKAQGHLRDLSDAVGQKWGNNGNVMVGRANHMWDGTGILQSSMPCLGIDNWADAGGPAFAEVAPFPAGLETYVSLYLAITKNPNRARFTFDSGTGKVDLNWQTSWNQSSIDAAKRIFDKINKKEGTIYRTDLFGVYKTWGDDFTYHPLGGCVLNEATDNYGRLHGYQGLYVIDGSLIPGNTSVNPFVTITALAERNIERIIAEDL from the coding sequence GTGGGGGCGGTCGCGTTGGGGAGCCGGGCGTCGGCCGGCGCGGCTCCGATCGCCGACGGTGACCAGGTGCCCGCCCTGGTGATCGGCAGCGGCTACGGCGGCTCGGTCGCCGCCCTGCGTCTGGCCCAGGCCGGAGTCGACGTCCTGGTCGCCGAGATGGGCATGTCATGGACGCAACCGGGGTCCGATGGCGACATCTTCTGTTCGGTGCTGAAACCGGACGGTCGCTCCTATTGGCTGCGCGAGAAGACCGACCAGCCTGTGGGCTACTTCCTCGGCGGTTCCTACAACAAGGACATCGACCGCTACACCGGTGTGCTCGACTCGGAGAAGTTCAGCGGCATCCGGGTGTATCAGGGCCGCGGCGTCGGCGGCGGGTCGCTGGTCAACGGTGGCATGGCCGTCACGCCGAAGCAGGAGAACTTCGCCGCGATCCTGCCCTCGGTGGACGCGGGCGAAATGTATGCCACCTACTACCCGAGGGCCAACAGCGCGCTCGGGGTCAACACCATCGACCAGGCGTGGTTCGAGTCGGCGGAGTGCTACAAGTTCGCGCGGGTGGGCCGTAAGCATGCCGAAAGATCGGGTTTCGGCTGGACTTTCGTGCCCAACGTCTACGACTTCGAGTACATGAAGAAGGAACAGGCGAACACGGTGCGCCGGTCCGCGCTGGCCGGTGAGGTGATCTACGGCAACAACGCGGGCAAGCGTTCGCTGGACAAGACCTACCTGGCGGCGGCCACCGGAACCGGCAAGGTCACCATCGCCGCGCAGCATCTGGTCACCGCGGTCACGCCCAGCGGCGGCGGCTACGAGGTGACCATCGCGCAGATCGACACCAAGGGCAACACCACTGCCACCAAAAAGGTTGTCGCGCAGCGGGTCTTCTTCGCCGCGGGCAGCGTGGGCACCAGCAAGCTGCTCGTCGCCATGAAAGCCCAAGGGCACCTGCGGGATCTGTCCGACGCGGTCGGCCAGAAGTGGGGCAACAACGGCAATGTGATGGTCGGCCGGGCCAACCACATGTGGGACGGCACCGGCATCCTGCAGTCGTCGATGCCCTGCCTCGGTATCGACAACTGGGCCGACGCGGGCGGGCCCGCCTTCGCCGAGGTGGCGCCGTTCCCGGCCGGTCTCGAAACCTATGTCAGCCTGTACCTGGCGATTACGAAGAACCCGAACCGGGCGAGGTTCACCTTCGATTCCGGCACCGGCAAGGTGGACCTCAACTGGCAGACGTCCTGGAACCAGTCCTCGATCGACGCGGCCAAACGCATCTTCGACAAGATCAACAAGAAGGAGGGCACGATCTACCGCACCGACTTGTTCGGCGTGTACAAGACCTGGGGTGACGACTTCACCTACCACCCGCTCGGCGGCTGCGTGCTCAACGAAGCCACCGACAACTACGGCCGCCTGCACGGCTACCAGGGCCTCTACGTCATCGACGGCTCCCTGATTCCCGGTAACACCAGCGTCAATCCGTTCGTCACCATCACCGCTCTGGCCGAACGCAATATCGAACGGATCATCGCCGAGGACCTGTAG
- a CDS encoding PH domain-containing protein, which yields MSLPRSTILAEPAWRPSSKAKLLWALENAIGVLVLCAGLVVWAVLDAQHRGWQALAGLAVLVLAVLGVVIVPLWRFAVHRWEVTDEAVYTRVGWLDQESRVAPISRVQTVDTERGPLERILGLATVTVTTASSAGAVKIGALDLPVAEQTVTRLAGIAAQHRGDAT from the coding sequence ATGTCGTTGCCGCGCTCCACCATCCTGGCCGAACCGGCCTGGCGTCCCAGTTCCAAGGCCAAACTCCTGTGGGCGTTGGAGAACGCGATCGGGGTGCTCGTGCTGTGCGCGGGCCTGGTGGTGTGGGCCGTGCTCGACGCCCAGCATCGCGGCTGGCAGGCGCTCGCGGGGCTGGCGGTGCTGGTCCTGGCCGTGCTCGGGGTGGTCATAGTCCCGCTGTGGCGGTTCGCGGTGCATCGCTGGGAAGTGACCGACGAAGCCGTCTACACCCGGGTCGGCTGGCTGGATCAGGAATCACGCGTCGCGCCGATCTCGCGGGTGCAGACCGTGGACACCGAGCGCGGGCCGCTGGAACGAATCCTCGGACTCGCCACCGTCACGGTGACCACGGCGTCCTCGGCGGGGGCGGTGAAGATCGGCGCGCTGGATCTGCCGGTCGCCGAGCAGACCGTCACCCGGTTGGCCGGTATCGCCGCCCAGCACCGCGGGGACGCGACGTGA